The Acidobacteriota bacterium DNA segment GCGATCTCGCCATTCCGGAGCGAGGGTCCACCCGCCGATGATATTCTGCATGACCCGGTTCATGTTGGAGCCGTACTTCTGGTTCTTGCCGAAGGGCAGCGGATAGACGGCCACGATCCGGGCCTCGTAGGGAGTGAACCCGTTCTGGTGACCCTTCTCATTGGCGCGGTCGTAAGGATCCTCGATAAACAGTCCCACCGTGGAGCCGAACAGGCCGCCCTGGATGTCGTTCAGCGTGTTGAGCCGGGCAATCCAGCCTCTCAGGTAGAGTCCGCTGGAGAATTGACGGGTCACCTCGAACTCGAACCCGTGGTGGCTGGAATTGCCGCCCAGGTCCAGCAGACCTACCGTGCTGAATCCGGGGCCGAAGGGAAACTTGTCGGGACGATCGGCAAAGGGAATGGTGCCGGGCGCCGGCCGCTGCAGGTCTCGAATGACCGGCCAGTTGGTGCCCTTGGTGCCCACGTAGGACGTCCGCATGGCGAAACCGTGGCCCAGTTCCTGCTCGATGGTCAGGTTCCACTGCTGGTCGTAGGGCCAATTGTTCTTGCGCAGATCGGGGTCCATACCGTAGACCAACTGTCGCCCCAGGGTGCCCGTCAGTTGCGGGAACCCTCTCAGGGTTGTGAGTTCCGGCACTCCGCCCACGATCTGGTTGGGGCCGAACTCCTCCACCAACTGGTAAGGACCGCGGACCCGAGCCGCCAGCAATCCGGCCCGATCGATGCCGAACCCTCCCACGGGGAAGCCGGCGGCCTGCGCCGCATGGGTGGCGTAGGGAACGGAGTAGATGCCATAGCCGGTACGGATCACCGTTCCTTCCCGGGGACGGAAAGCGATTCCGATCCGTGGATCCACCAACACCGCCTTGAAGTTGATCAGCTTGTCGGGATAGCCGGCCTCACGGGCAGTGACCACCGGAACCGGATAACCCGGCACCACCTGGCGCAAGGCTTTATCACTGGGCACCACCACCTGTCGGTTGGCCATATCGAAGTTGTACCAGCGGTCATCCTTTTCATAGGGAGTGCCGTAGTGCTGGAAGCGGACTCCCAGGTTGAGGGTCAGGTCCGGTCGGACCTTCCAGTCGTCCTGAATGAAGAAACCGAACTCCCAGTCCCGGGCCTCGGCTCGGGGAGTGATGGCCTCGATCTTGGTGGCGAAAGGCAAGCCCAGCAAGAGATCGCCGAAGTCGTAGCCAGTGAAATTTCCGGTAAAATCCCAGCGGCCGAACTCGTTGGTGTTGCGATCTCCCTCCTTATGGGGGAACTGGTGACGCAGCTCGATGCCGGTCTTGATCAGGTGGCTGCCCTTTTGGATGGAGATGGTGTCTCGTATCTGCCACACCGCGGCTTCGGTAAAGTCGATCAGCGGTGAAGTGCCCAGTCCGCCCATCAGGTTGGCGGGACCCACGTTGAAGGATGCCGAGGAGGCGCCGGTTTGCCGCCCCAGGGTCCGAACCACGAAGCGGGGATTGCCGGAGCCGTTGGGCAGCAGCTTTTCGCGGCCGCCCAGGTCGGATATGCCCAGCAGATCCAGATACTGACGCCCCGGAAAGTCACCGCTTCGCCAGACGCTGCGTTGACGGTTCCAGCCGAAGCTGAACTCGTTGATCACCTGGGGATTGAAGGTGTGGGCATTCTGCAGGGCGAAGGCCCGCCGGTTGTCGTCTCCAAACAGACCCTTGCCGTTGAGGAAGGGACTTCCCCCTCCTTCATCGAACACCCAGCGCTCCCACCAGATGGTTGCGGTAACCCGATTGTTGTCGGTGATCTGGTGGT contains these protein-coding regions:
- a CDS encoding TonB-dependent receptor — encoded protein: MVSRTEGIALRGTGRISRSIPTAVSTLLTGLVAFFLVAPLATAQEHGGFRGKVTDPTGAIVVSADVTATSESTGLGNSTVTNEVGDFELRGLAPGSYTLEVELSGFKKFVNSGLVVYAGQARRINVTLEVGEVADTITVEEEGYVIDTDTPTIKQTTAMTEMVGFNTNAALIYTIGLNPGNEPRSQVHGSYANNTNTEHMGLATNAYGGSGRDYTETTQELIQTTFNAAAEYRTSTTVMAIGRGGTNKFHGEIFYHLNHPRLNALQPSQNGRPRPPSRPNRRISYEVSGPVYIPRVYDGRNKTFFHWNYQPSSNVNYFQSQNWILPTTKMRQGDLSEFAHFQRTTQGNPGFNIMDPFTGQPFPNDIIPRERWSPVAANLLDPSRGILPLAHRDRLYDNFDFIDYNANERDTTHMRFDHQITDNNRVTATIWWERWVFDEGGGSPFLNGKGLFGDDNRRAFALQNAHTFNPQVINEFSFGWNRQRSVWRSGDFPGRQYLDLLGISDLGGREKLLPNGSGNPRFVVRTLGRQTGASSASFNVGPANLMGGLGTSPLIDFTEAAVWQIRDTISIQKGSHLIKTGIELRHQFPHKEGDRNTNEFGRWDFTGNFTGYDFGDLLLGLPFATKIEAITPRAEARDWEFGFFIQDDWKVRPDLTLNLGVRFQHYGTPYEKDDRWYNFDMANRQVVVPSDKALRQVVPGYPVPVVTAREAGYPDKLINFKAVLVDPRIGIAFRPREGTVIRTGYGIYSVPYATHAAQAAGFPVGGFGIDRAGLLAARVRGPYQLVEEFGPNQIVGGVPELTTLRGFPQLTGTLGRQLVYGMDPDLRKNNWPYDQQWNLTIEQELGHGFAMRTSYVGTKGTNWPVIRDLQRPAPGTIPFADRPDKFPFGPGFSTVGLLDLGGNSSHHGFEFEVTRQFSSGLYLRGWIARLNTLNDIQGGLFGSTVGLFIEDPYDRANEKGHQNGFTPYEARIVAVYPLPFGKNQKYGSNMNRVMQNIIGGWTLAPEWRDRNGTRFTPGFSGADTANVGRSGGRPDLLPGCNPNVGGETEFKWNAGCFAVPPNGRFGTAPRGMMRGFYTWGFNLNAFKRWYLGYGETGPYFQLEAYMRNILNHPNRGGPSSTNITSPAFGQFRLGGARNIQIRLRIGL